The following are from one region of the Shinella sp. PSBB067 genome:
- the nqrF gene encoding NADH:ubiquinone reductase (Na(+)-transporting) subunit F codes for MTEILLGIGFISLLLVALAAVVHKVREYLLPSRPVAVTVNGGREIGALANFKLLDILNSNGIAVPSGCAGAGTCGLCRVSGVTGTGEPLPTERARLSPADVRAGMRLACQIVVRNDLAVTVPDEVLGITTMNCRVASSRSVTPLIKEIVLALPEGAEFDFRAGNFVQVTAPAYRLDFSGIALEPQHAAEWKKLGIDKLSSQSPQPVSRAYSVASRPKDVGMIVLNIRLATPPPAKPHAPPGIVSSWLFGLREGDPIEVAGPYGHFGAQDTGREMVFIGGGVGMAPLRAIITDMLERQGSRRKISFWYGARSRGELFYADEFDELARRHENFRWVPALSEPARNDPWDGELGFVHDVVFRAYLKDHPAPEDCEYYLCGPPLMIEAIYAMLDECGVESESIFNDDFGI; via the coding sequence ATGACGGAGATCCTGCTCGGCATCGGCTTCATTTCCTTGCTGCTCGTCGCGCTGGCAGCCGTTGTCCATAAGGTTCGGGAGTATCTGCTGCCGTCGCGACCCGTGGCGGTCACCGTTAACGGCGGGCGTGAGATTGGCGCTCTGGCGAATTTCAAGCTTCTCGATATTTTGAATTCCAACGGCATCGCCGTGCCCTCGGGCTGCGCCGGCGCGGGAACGTGCGGCCTGTGCCGCGTCAGCGGCGTCACGGGTACGGGAGAGCCGTTGCCGACGGAACGCGCCCGGCTTTCTCCTGCCGACGTTCGGGCTGGAATGCGGCTCGCCTGCCAGATCGTGGTGCGAAACGACCTCGCCGTCACCGTCCCGGACGAGGTGCTCGGCATCACCACGATGAACTGCCGCGTGGCATCGTCGCGCAGTGTCACGCCTTTGATCAAGGAAATCGTGCTCGCCTTGCCGGAGGGCGCGGAATTCGACTTTCGTGCGGGCAATTTCGTGCAGGTCACCGCACCGGCCTATCGTCTCGACTTCTCCGGCATCGCGCTTGAACCGCAGCATGCCGCCGAATGGAAAAAACTCGGAATTGACAAGCTCTCGTCGCAAAGCCCTCAGCCCGTCTCTCGCGCCTATTCGGTTGCCAGCCGACCCAAGGATGTCGGCATGATCGTGCTCAACATCCGTCTGGCCACGCCACCGCCAGCCAAACCGCATGCACCTCCCGGCATCGTCTCGTCATGGCTGTTCGGTCTGCGCGAGGGCGACCCGATCGAAGTGGCGGGCCCGTATGGTCACTTCGGGGCGCAGGATACCGGGCGCGAGATGGTGTTTATCGGCGGCGGCGTCGGCATGGCGCCCTTGCGCGCCATCATAACGGACATGCTCGAGCGTCAGGGAAGCCGCCGCAAGATCAGCTTCTGGTACGGCGCGCGAAGCCGTGGCGAACTGTTCTACGCCGACGAATTCGACGAGCTTGCCCGGCGTCATGAGAACTTCCGCTGGGTGCCAGCCCTCTCCGAACCAGCCAGAAACGACCCCTGGGACGGTGAGTTAGGCTTTGTCCATGATGTCGTCTTCCGCGCCTATCTGAAGGATCACCCGGCGCCGGAGGACTGCGAATATTATCTGTGCGGCCCTCCGCTCATGATCGAGGCCATCTACGCGATGCTCGATGAATGCGGTGTGGAGAGCGAGAGCATCTTCAATGACGATTTCGGGATCTAG
- the nqrC gene encoding NADH:ubiquinone reductase (Na(+)-transporting) subunit C — protein MADARPPSPRPGMWRRFLNRPNTDGVKTIGMSLLVAIGCGFTVSIAAVVLRPIQQANIVAQQQGRMVQMLENVPGIGEILKESGASGVETLVIDLASGTVAADVDPGSFDQRAAAADAERSSALPRADDLAGLSRRENHALVYLLRRGEELALVVLPVRGAGYQSTIRAYLALEADLDTVAAFTVYEQGETPGLGARVAEDGWQAQWAGKRIFDDGDFAISVVRGNASGPNEVDGISGASVTSYAISDMLEFWMGEHGFGPFLDRLKKGEIE, from the coding sequence ATGGCTGACGCTCGTCCTCCCAGCCCGCGCCCGGGCATGTGGCGCCGCTTTCTGAACCGTCCGAACACCGATGGCGTCAAGACGATCGGCATGTCGCTTCTGGTGGCCATTGGCTGCGGCTTTACCGTCTCCATCGCAGCGGTCGTCCTGCGGCCGATCCAGCAGGCCAATATCGTCGCCCAGCAACAGGGCCGCATGGTGCAGATGCTGGAAAACGTTCCGGGCATCGGGGAGATATTGAAGGAATCTGGCGCAAGCGGCGTCGAAACGCTCGTCATCGACCTCGCAAGCGGAACGGTCGCCGCCGATGTCGATCCGGGAAGCTTCGATCAGCGAGCGGCGGCGGCGGACGCAGAGCGAAGTTCGGCCCTGCCGCGCGCTGACGACCTCGCTGGTCTCAGCCGCCGCGAAAACCACGCGCTTGTCTATCTTCTGCGCCGCGGCGAGGAACTGGCGCTCGTTGTGCTTCCGGTCCGCGGCGCCGGCTACCAGTCGACCATCCGGGCCTATCTGGCGCTGGAGGCCGATCTCGACACCGTTGCCGCCTTCACGGTTTATGAGCAGGGTGAGACGCCCGGCCTCGGCGCCCGCGTCGCCGAGGACGGTTGGCAGGCGCAATGGGCAGGCAAGCGCATCTTCGACGATGGCGATTTCGCCATTTCCGTGGTGCGCGGCAATGCCAGCGGCCCCAATGAAGTCGACGGCATCTCCGGCGCCAGCGTCACGAGCTATGCGATCTCGGACATGCTCGAATTCTGGATGGGCGAGCACGGCTTCGGGCCGTTTCTCGACAGGCTGAAGAAAGGCGAGATCGAATGA
- a CDS encoding Na+-translocating NADH-quinone reductase subunit A: MQVHIRGGIDLRWEGKPIDTIEDAVVARSVALMGEDYPRLRPVIDVAIGQAVRAGERLFTDRHRPHLTFTAPVAGTIRAISRGARRSLDSIIIDVEDEAAVEFDRPSRPDRMTMQSLLLQSGCWQSFRTRPFGRLADPRQAPDAIFVTATDTAPLAGDPAPVIRRFESWFRLGAEALRHLTDGPVYVCHGADASPAVPEAVKAVCFAGRHPAGLVGTHIHHLNPVGVNRMVWHIGYQDVIALGCLLDTGRIWTRRVVALTGPGTCSPRLVVAPAGANLKDLFGASLTGPSVQLLSGSPLGGTVEHFLRRYDVQATAIPHRHPLRRSFLMRYLTSFNEQFPAPLIPNAVHERAAPCGILPAPFLRAISTGDVETAAKLGALELVEEDLALLSHVDGSGTDYGALLRATLDELEEAI; encoded by the coding sequence TTGCAGGTACATATCAGGGGCGGGATCGATCTTCGATGGGAAGGCAAGCCGATAGACACGATTGAAGATGCGGTCGTGGCTCGCTCGGTTGCGCTTATGGGAGAAGATTACCCGCGCCTGCGCCCGGTTATCGATGTCGCGATCGGACAAGCCGTGCGAGCCGGCGAGCGGCTGTTTACGGATCGTCACCGCCCTCATCTGACGTTTACAGCCCCTGTTGCTGGAACAATCCGCGCAATCTCGCGCGGCGCGCGTAGAAGCCTCGATTCCATTATTATCGACGTCGAGGACGAAGCCGCCGTCGAATTCGACAGGCCCTCACGGCCAGATCGCATGACCATGCAGTCGCTCCTGCTCCAAAGCGGTTGCTGGCAGTCATTTCGCACCCGGCCATTCGGTCGGCTCGCCGATCCCCGGCAGGCTCCTGATGCGATTTTCGTAACAGCCACCGATACCGCGCCGCTCGCAGGTGATCCGGCCCCCGTCATAAGGCGCTTCGAATCATGGTTTCGTCTCGGCGCGGAGGCGCTGCGTCACCTGACCGACGGTCCCGTTTACGTCTGTCACGGGGCCGATGCCTCCCCGGCCGTTCCCGAAGCCGTCAAGGCTGTCTGTTTCGCGGGCAGGCATCCGGCGGGTCTGGTTGGAACCCATATCCATCATCTCAATCCTGTCGGTGTAAACAGGATGGTTTGGCACATCGGCTATCAGGACGTAATCGCGCTGGGATGCCTGCTCGATACGGGCCGGATATGGACACGGCGCGTCGTTGCGCTGACCGGACCGGGGACGTGCAGTCCGCGCCTCGTTGTCGCTCCCGCAGGCGCGAATCTGAAAGATCTTTTCGGCGCCTCGCTCACCGGTCCCTCGGTTCAGTTGCTTTCGGGCTCTCCGCTCGGCGGAACGGTCGAGCATTTCCTGCGGCGTTATGACGTGCAGGCCACCGCCATCCCACACAGGCATCCGCTCCGGCGCTCCTTTCTCATGCGCTACCTGACCTCATTCAACGAGCAATTTCCGGCGCCGCTCATTCCCAATGCCGTTCATGAACGGGCCGCGCCTTGCGGGATCCTGCCCGCGCCGTTCCTGCGCGCCATCAGCACGGGCGATGTGGAAACCGCCGCGAAACTTGGTGCGCTGGAACTTGTGGAAGAGGATCTGGCGCTCCTGAGCCATGTCGACGGGTCGGGCACGGATTATGGCGCCCTGTTGCGTGCGACGCTCGATGAGTTGGAGGAAGCGATATGA
- a CDS encoding NADH:ubiquinone reductase (Na(+)-transporting) subunit D: MTIPFRNLTDPLIDKNPVTVHILGICSALAVTTSMSTALTMSIALTVVLGLSAGVISAIRRHIPSSVRIILQITIIASLVIVADQMLQAFAYEMSQRLTVFVSLIATNCIVLGRTEAYALHNPVVPSIVDGVGNALGYSLVLLTVAAIRELFGAGSLFGVGLLPLVADGGWYQPLRLMLLAPSAFIILGLLVWAVRSLRRGQREAPEFELREQQRTTET, translated from the coding sequence ATGACTATCCCTTTCCGCAACCTGACAGATCCGCTCATCGACAAGAACCCCGTCACCGTCCATATCCTCGGCATCTGCTCGGCACTGGCGGTCACGACATCGATGTCCACCGCTCTCACCATGTCGATCGCCCTGACCGTCGTGCTCGGCCTGTCGGCAGGCGTCATCAGCGCCATCCGCCGACACATCCCGTCCTCCGTGCGCATCATCCTGCAGATCACCATCATCGCCTCGCTGGTCATCGTCGCCGACCAGATGTTGCAGGCTTTTGCCTATGAGATGAGCCAGCGGCTGACGGTGTTTGTCTCGTTGATTGCCACGAACTGCATCGTGCTCGGGCGCACCGAAGCCTATGCGCTGCACAATCCGGTCGTTCCCAGCATCGTGGATGGCGTCGGCAATGCACTCGGCTACAGCCTGGTGCTGCTCACTGTCGCCGCCATCCGCGAGTTGTTCGGCGCCGGAAGCCTGTTCGGCGTCGGCCTGCTGCCACTCGTGGCCGACGGTGGCTGGTACCAGCCACTCCGTCTTATGCTGCTCGCGCCGAGCGCATTCATCATCCTTGGCCTTCTGGTCTGGGCTGTTCGCAGCCTGCGCCGGGGCCAGAGGGAAGCGCCTGAATTCGAGTTGCGCGAGCAGCAAAGGACGACTGAGACATGA
- the nqrE gene encoding NADH:ubiquinone reductase (Na(+)-transporting) subunit E: MIELFQRSIFEENLALSFFLGMCTFLAVSKRVETAFGVGVAMIVVQSLSVPVNYLLHAYILSAGALAWMGLPDVDLGFMRLITFIGIVAAMVQIIEMLLDRYVPALYGALGIYLPLLAINCAIIGGSLFMVERQYDLTESTVYGIGTGIGWALAIVALAAIRERLRYANVPEGLQGLGIAFIVTGLLSMAFSAFVGVRVL, from the coding sequence ATGATCGAACTGTTCCAGCGCTCCATTTTCGAAGAAAACCTCGCGCTGTCCTTCTTCCTCGGCATGTGCACCTTCCTCGCCGTCTCCAAGCGCGTGGAAACAGCCTTCGGCGTGGGTGTTGCGATGATCGTCGTGCAATCGCTCAGCGTGCCGGTGAACTACCTGCTGCACGCCTATATCCTGAGTGCCGGGGCGCTCGCGTGGATGGGGCTGCCGGATGTCGATCTCGGTTTCATGCGGCTGATCACCTTCATCGGCATCGTCGCGGCGATGGTGCAGATCATCGAGATGCTGCTCGATCGTTACGTGCCCGCCCTCTACGGCGCGCTTGGCATCTACCTGCCGCTGCTCGCCATCAACTGCGCCATTATCGGCGGCAGTCTGTTCATGGTCGAGCGGCAATATGATCTCACTGAAAGCACGGTCTATGGGATCGGCACCGGGATCGGCTGGGCGCTGGCCATCGTCGCGCTCGCGGCGATCCGCGAGAGGCTGCGCTATGCCAATGTCCCCGAAGGATTGCAGGGCCTCGGCATTGCTTTCATCGTCACCGGTCTCCTGTCCATGGCGTTCTCCGCCTTTGTGGGAGTGCGCGTGCTATGA
- a CDS encoding RnfABCDGE type electron transport complex subunit D, with translation MIAFFHDLQAGRVGRTLLSDSATPALLGVIVPVVSALVADTEQFAARLLISVSLTLAWQHVFTRVRGLRPGLDGIVAATLIALLVPADAPLWQLALGVSFGVVIAEQVFGGRGRNFVHPAVAALAFVMFSFTEIDYRAGPNIPLAALLPALVLLLLSGQASWRLLLAAYCTMALMVWAQGSDPSVNLLSGAIGCAILFLAADPVCSCTTNPGRFAQGILTGVLIGLFSQAGSTFGAAIFAILMSSIFAPLIDYVVVAIHVRRRARRHG, from the coding sequence ATGATCGCCTTCTTCCATGACCTGCAGGCGGGCCGCGTCGGCCGCACCTTGTTGTCCGACAGCGCCACGCCCGCGCTGCTCGGCGTGATCGTCCCGGTCGTGTCCGCGCTTGTCGCAGATACGGAACAGTTCGCAGCGCGGCTGCTGATCTCTGTCAGCCTGACCCTTGCGTGGCAGCATGTCTTCACACGTGTCCGGGGTCTCAGGCCGGGACTTGACGGTATTGTCGCCGCCACGCTGATCGCCCTTCTTGTCCCGGCCGATGCGCCGCTCTGGCAGCTCGCTTTGGGCGTCAGCTTCGGCGTGGTGATCGCCGAACAGGTGTTCGGTGGGCGCGGGCGCAATTTCGTGCATCCTGCCGTCGCCGCCCTTGCCTTCGTGATGTTCTCCTTCACTGAAATCGACTATCGAGCCGGGCCAAACATTCCTCTGGCGGCATTGCTTCCGGCTTTGGTTCTCCTGCTCCTCAGCGGCCAGGCGTCATGGCGATTGCTGCTTGCGGCCTACTGCACGATGGCCCTCATGGTTTGGGCGCAGGGAAGCGATCCGTCGGTCAACCTGCTTTCGGGTGCGATCGGCTGCGCGATCCTCTTTCTGGCGGCAGATCCTGTATGTTCCTGCACGACAAATCCAGGTCGTTTTGCACAGGGCATTCTGACCGGCGTGCTCATCGGCCTGTTCTCGCAGGCCGGATCGACTTTTGGAGCCGCGATCTTCGCGATCCTGATGAGCAGCATTTTCGCACCATTGATCGATTACGTGGTCGTGGCGATCCATGTAAGGCGGAGGGCAAGGCGACATGGCTGA